A section of the Bacillus sp. HSf4 genome encodes:
- a CDS encoding DUF2953 domain-containing protein, with amino-acid sequence MVYIWIAGALLLLAAVLIMKIRVAVEYLHSSDDDRLTVKIRTGFGLLHIKKEIPLIKVNPDDMTIDVKERTKTALKKDQKKRKVGHGEMLDQIRQMKQLVEQVINLQPIVRGFLKRIHVTKLEWTSVLGFSDAALTGIITGAAWSVKGWVIAVLDLLFCFDHQPDYEVIPAFNQPSSKTHLTCIFHFRLGHAITAAFRIVIHWKGKMRGLFKLPKHLSGSTKNDSSV; translated from the coding sequence ATGGTATACATATGGATTGCCGGAGCGCTGCTTCTGTTGGCAGCGGTTTTGATCATGAAAATCCGCGTGGCGGTTGAATACCTTCATTCATCTGATGATGACCGCCTGACAGTTAAGATTCGAACGGGATTCGGCCTTCTTCACATCAAAAAGGAAATTCCCCTGATAAAAGTCAATCCGGATGATATGACGATCGATGTGAAAGAACGGACGAAAACAGCCTTAAAAAAAGATCAAAAGAAAAGAAAAGTCGGCCACGGGGAAATGCTGGATCAAATAAGGCAGATGAAACAGCTGGTCGAACAGGTCATCAATCTTCAGCCGATCGTCCGCGGATTTTTGAAGCGAATACATGTGACAAAACTGGAATGGACGTCTGTACTCGGATTTTCCGATGCCGCTTTAACCGGAATAATCACGGGTGCTGCCTGGTCTGTTAAGGGATGGGTGATCGCTGTGCTGGATCTGCTTTTTTGCTTTGATCATCAACCCGATTATGAAGTGATCCCTGCTTTTAACCAGCCGTCCTCCAAAACGCACCTGACATGTATATTCCATTTTCGCCTTGGACATGCTATAACCGCAGCTTTCAGAATCGTTATTCATTGGAAAGGGAAAATGCGCGGCTTGTTTAAGCTGCCTAAACATCTGTCGGGTTCAACAAAGAATGATTCATCAGTATAG
- a CDS encoding RDD family protein, with the protein MDMTYDEKGHHELTPPAEASEQQSAPLLEHAYAGFWIRFWAFLLDGIVVGSLNRLVISPVFSLLNLPKESGLFTFSLYSVTTAIVFFAYFAVMTKYFRQTLGKMVFGLKVVSLIPEKGLTWDVILFREFIGRYINSLYITYIVVAFSPKKQGVHDFIADTAVVHEKLYRKTNKADENPAI; encoded by the coding sequence ATGGATATGACTTATGATGAAAAAGGTCATCATGAATTAACACCGCCCGCTGAAGCTTCTGAGCAACAATCGGCCCCGCTGTTGGAGCATGCCTATGCCGGTTTTTGGATCAGATTTTGGGCTTTTCTGCTCGACGGCATTGTCGTCGGCAGCTTGAACCGCTTAGTGATATCTCCTGTTTTCAGCTTGCTCAATCTACCGAAAGAATCTGGGTTATTTACGTTTTCACTATACTCGGTCACGACGGCTATCGTGTTTTTTGCCTACTTCGCCGTCATGACAAAGTACTTTAGGCAGACATTGGGCAAAATGGTATTCGGACTGAAGGTTGTGTCACTGATTCCGGAAAAGGGGCTGACATGGGATGTTATCCTCTTCAGAGAATTCATCGGCCGCTACATCAACAGCCTGTATATCACGTATATCGTAGTGGCGTTTTCGCCGAAAAAACAAGGTGTCCACGATTTTATAGCCGATACAGCAGTTGTACATGAAAAATTGTATCGGAAAACAAATAAAGCAGATGAAAACCCGGCTATTTAA